A single Bifidobacterium asteroides DNA region contains:
- the tig gene encoding trigger factor, which yields MKISVRNLEPTKVRLTITVDPDELNPYLDQARKEIGKQVTIPGFRKGHVPGPIIDQRVGFASVAGEAVNAGVPELYSKALEEKQLHAMAQPQIDVKDMPSSAKDDTKLKFTAEVEIRPKFELPDIEGMEIEVPKPAVTDEDVDKRLDNLRQRFGTLVSVDRPASKGDYANIDLDAVIDGESVDSQQGVSYELGSNTMLDGLDEALDGLSAGEETTFEGTLEAGEHQGEKAQIKVKVNSVKAEELPDLDDEFAKEASEFETLKELREDVRKQCQVDAEGRQATDARDAFIAKLQDGLDIPVPKGIKQSMVTDQLKNTGKDPDKASKDEKAEAEKSVEKELRDQMTLDALAEKLGITVSQADVTNFLASIAQQYGMDPSAFINGIVRNGQLGSAVQEVGRSKGMLAGMRAVTFKDPDGQEVDLSRFLGEDEPEAQEEQDESVQAASAAAEVADQLSQDQE from the coding sequence GTGAAAATCAGCGTCAGAAACCTCGAGCCCACCAAGGTCAGGCTCACCATCACCGTCGATCCCGATGAGCTGAACCCCTACCTGGATCAGGCCCGTAAGGAGATCGGCAAGCAGGTAACCATTCCCGGCTTCCGCAAGGGCCATGTGCCCGGACCCATCATCGATCAGCGTGTGGGCTTTGCCAGCGTGGCGGGCGAGGCTGTCAACGCCGGCGTGCCCGAGCTCTACTCCAAGGCTCTGGAGGAGAAGCAGCTGCACGCCATGGCCCAGCCGCAGATCGATGTCAAGGACATGCCTTCCTCGGCCAAGGACGACACCAAGCTCAAGTTCACCGCTGAGGTGGAGATTCGTCCCAAGTTCGAGCTGCCCGACATCGAGGGCATGGAGATTGAGGTCCCCAAGCCCGCCGTCACCGACGAGGATGTGGACAAGCGTCTGGACAACCTGCGTCAGCGCTTCGGCACCCTGGTCAGCGTGGATCGTCCCGCCTCCAAGGGCGACTATGCCAACATCGACCTGGATGCCGTCATCGACGGCGAGTCCGTGGACTCCCAGCAGGGGGTCAGCTACGAGCTGGGCTCCAACACCATGCTGGACGGCCTGGATGAGGCCTTGGACGGGTTGTCCGCCGGGGAGGAGACCACCTTCGAGGGCACCCTGGAGGCCGGCGAGCACCAGGGCGAGAAGGCCCAGATCAAGGTCAAGGTCAACTCGGTCAAGGCCGAAGAGCTGCCCGACCTGGACGACGAGTTCGCCAAGGAGGCTTCGGAGTTCGAGACCCTGAAGGAGCTGCGCGAGGACGTGCGCAAGCAGTGCCAGGTGGATGCCGAGGGTCGGCAGGCCACTGACGCACGCGACGCCTTCATCGCCAAGCTCCAGGACGGCCTGGACATCCCGGTGCCCAAGGGCATCAAGCAGTCCATGGTGACCGATCAGCTCAAGAACACCGGCAAGGATCCCGACAAGGCCAGCAAGGATGAGAAGGCCGAGGCCGAGAAGAGTGTCGAGAAGGAGCTGCGCGACCAGATGACCCTGGACGCTCTGGCTGAGAAGCTGGGCATCACGGTCAGCCAGGCCGACGTGACCAACTTCCTGGCTTCCATCGCTCAGCAGTATGGCATGGATCCCAGCGCCTTCATCAACGGCATCGTCCGCAACGGCCAGCTGGGTTCGGCCGTGCAGGAGGTCGGCCGCTCCAAGGGCATGCTGGCCGGCATGCGGGCTGTTACCTTCAAGGATCCCGATGGCCAGGAGGTGGATCTGAGCCGTTTCCTGGGCGAGGATGAGCCTGAGGCCCAGGAGGAGCAGGACGAGAGTGTCCAGGCTGCCTCCGCCGCGGCCGAAGTGGCTGACCAGCTCTCCCAGGATCAGGAGTAG
- a CDS encoding ATP-dependent Clp protease proteolytic subunit translates to MEEGEAPTPTDPIFNRLLKDRIIWLGDEVKDANANVICAQMLMLAAEDPKKDIWLYINSPGGSITAGMAIYDTMQLIEPDVATVAVGMAASMGQFLLSSGAKGKRFVTSHARVLMHQPSGGVGGTATDVRINAELIMDMKRTLSQLTAEQTGHTLEEIYRDNEYDHWFTAQQALEYGFVDRIVTTHGTMTADQGK, encoded by the coding sequence ATGGAGGAGGGGGAGGCCCCTACGCCGACCGATCCCATCTTCAACCGACTGCTCAAGGACAGGATCATCTGGCTGGGGGACGAGGTCAAGGACGCCAACGCCAACGTCATCTGCGCACAGATGCTGATGCTGGCGGCCGAGGATCCCAAGAAGGATATCTGGCTCTACATCAATTCGCCTGGCGGCTCCATTACGGCCGGCATGGCCATCTACGACACCATGCAGCTGATCGAGCCCGACGTGGCTACGGTCGCAGTCGGCATGGCGGCCTCCATGGGCCAGTTCCTGCTCTCCAGCGGGGCCAAGGGCAAGCGCTTCGTCACCTCCCATGCACGGGTGCTCATGCATCAGCCTTCGGGCGGCGTCGGAGGCACGGCCACTGATGTCAGGATCAACGCCGAGCTGATCATGGACATGAAGCGCACACTCTCCCAGCTGACGGCCGAGCAGACCGGCCACACCTTGGAAGAGATCTACCGGGACAACGAATACGATCACTGGTTCACGGCCCAACAGGCCCTGGAGTACGGCTTTGTCGACCGGATCGTGACCACCCACGGCACTATGACCGCGGATCAAGGGAAGTGA
- a CDS encoding ATP-dependent Clp protease proteolytic subunit, giving the protein MASEEAQFVARARRLAGPRGLGAMPTDRYVLPQFEERTPYGYKRQDPYTRLFDDRIIFMGVQVDDTSSDDIMAQLLVLESQDPNRDVIIYINSPGGSMTAMTAIYDTMQYIKPDVQTVCLGQAASAAAVLLAAGTKGKRLILPNARVLIHQPAMEQDFGKATEIEIQAKEMLRMRTWLEETLAKHTGQDVDKIRKDIEVDTILTAQQAKDYGMVDEVLEHRN; this is encoded by the coding sequence ATGGCATCTGAAGAAGCGCAATTCGTAGCACGGGCCCGTCGACTGGCCGGCCCTCGCGGCCTGGGCGCCATGCCCACCGACCGCTATGTGCTGCCGCAGTTCGAGGAGCGCACCCCCTACGGCTATAAGCGCCAAGACCCCTACACCAGGCTCTTCGACGACAGGATCATCTTCATGGGCGTCCAGGTGGATGACACCTCCTCGGACGACATCATGGCCCAGCTGCTGGTTCTGGAGAGCCAGGATCCCAACCGCGACGTGATCATCTACATCAACTCGCCGGGGGGATCCATGACGGCCATGACCGCCATCTATGACACCATGCAGTACATCAAGCCCGATGTGCAGACTGTCTGCCTGGGCCAGGCCGCTTCGGCTGCTGCGGTTCTTCTGGCGGCCGGAACCAAGGGCAAGCGGCTGATCCTGCCCAACGCCCGTGTGCTGATTCACCAGCCGGCCATGGAGCAGGACTTCGGCAAGGCCACCGAGATCGAGATCCAAGCCAAGGAGATGCTGCGCATGCGCACCTGGCTGGAGGAGACCCTGGCCAAGCACACCGGCCAGGATGTTGACAAGATCCGCAAGGACATCGAAGTGGACACCATTCTGACCGCCCAGCAGGCCAAGGATTACGGGATGGTGGACGAAGTCCTGGAGCACCGCAATTAG
- the clpX gene encoding ATP-dependent Clp protease ATP-binding subunit ClpX codes for MGRVVSYNDGLNRCEFCGKDEHQVRRLVKGPSCAICDECIRLCAQIIQEDMAKDAADQRVTLPAPSKIFAYLNRYVIGQEAAKRTLSVAVYNHYKRVNMDLGDRGRIADAAFGGKDAAPRVQVDKSNILLMGPTGVGKTYLARTLATIMNVPFVIVDATSLTEAGYVGEDVESVLQGLLQAADGNMDLAQRGIIYIDEIDKIARKSGENTSITRDVSGEGVQQALLKIIEGTQARVPVQGSRRHGDVRTVVMDTANILFICGGAFVGLEEIVRRRLGLRESGFSAIQGNDRVPDDRVMSQVRAEDLEQFGLLPEFVGRLPVISTLEPLGADELRRVLTEPDNALVDQYRRMFLDDGADLVFTDAALDRVAAIALERKVGARGLRGIIEHTLEATMFELPDRTDVSRVVVDADAVDGTGSPRYETGQGMAAATGRRLA; via the coding sequence ATGGGCCGTGTGGTCAGCTACAATGACGGACTGAATCGCTGCGAGTTCTGCGGCAAGGACGAGCACCAGGTGCGCCGCCTGGTCAAAGGGCCTTCCTGCGCTATCTGCGACGAATGCATACGCCTATGCGCCCAGATCATCCAGGAGGACATGGCCAAGGATGCCGCCGACCAGCGGGTGACTCTGCCTGCGCCCTCAAAGATATTCGCCTATCTGAACCGGTATGTCATAGGCCAGGAGGCTGCCAAACGCACCCTGTCGGTGGCTGTCTACAACCACTACAAGCGCGTCAATATGGACCTGGGAGACCGAGGCCGTATTGCCGACGCTGCGTTTGGAGGCAAGGATGCGGCCCCGCGCGTCCAGGTGGACAAGTCCAACATCCTGCTCATGGGTCCCACCGGCGTGGGCAAGACCTACCTGGCCCGAACTCTGGCCACCATCATGAATGTCCCCTTCGTCATTGTGGACGCCACCAGCCTTACCGAGGCCGGATATGTGGGCGAGGACGTGGAGTCCGTCCTGCAGGGGCTGCTTCAGGCTGCCGACGGCAACATGGATCTAGCCCAGCGCGGCATCATCTACATCGATGAGATTGACAAGATCGCCAGAAAGTCTGGCGAGAACACCTCCATCACCAGGGATGTGTCCGGCGAGGGGGTTCAGCAGGCCCTGCTCAAGATCATCGAGGGCACCCAGGCCCGTGTGCCGGTCCAGGGTTCGCGGCGGCACGGCGATGTCCGCACGGTCGTCATGGACACGGCCAACATCCTCTTCATCTGCGGCGGCGCTTTCGTCGGTCTTGAGGAGATAGTCCGCCGGCGGCTGGGTCTGCGGGAGAGCGGATTCTCGGCAATTCAAGGGAATGACAGAGTGCCCGACGACCGGGTCATGAGCCAGGTCAGGGCCGAGGATCTGGAACAGTTTGGCCTGCTTCCTGAGTTCGTGGGTCGTCTGCCGGTCATCTCCACCCTGGAGCCGCTGGGTGCCGATGAGCTGCGGCGGGTGCTGACCGAACCGGACAATGCCCTGGTCGACCAGTACCGGCGCATGTTCCTGGATGACGGGGCCGATCTGGTCTTCACCGATGCCGCCCTGGACCGTGTTGCTGCCATCGCCCTGGAGCGCAAGGTGGGCGCCCGGGGGTTGCGCGGAATCATTGAGCACACCCTGGAGGCGACCATGTTCGAGCTGCCCGACAGGACGGATGTCTCCCGTGTTGTGGTGGATGCCGATGCCGTGGACGGGACGGGATCGCCCCGCTACGAGACCGGGCAAGGCATGGCCGCAGCTACTGGTCGTCGTTTGGCCTGA
- a CDS encoding NAD kinase, with translation MGARSAVVVTHSRVRASGHLVDEVEEQLRRDGFRVSVVDNIAAPEFGSPSQQVADDTEIVIVLGGDGTILRAAELVKGTQVPILGVNLGHVGFLAEFESFQIGEAIRRVADHDYSIDERMVAHVDLWIPGADRPLSDWALNDMTLERYDRGKMIEVSVRVDDVEMSSFGCDGMIVATPTGSTAYAFSVGGPIVWPDAQSLQMVPIAAHALFARSLIIGPKSQFTLDILGDSQSAGWICNDGRRQRPVPKRSRIVVRQSHDILRLARLSGVPFTRRLVSKFDLPVVGWREQHRPSAAADGQDQGESQESNKEH, from the coding sequence ATGGGTGCTCGTAGCGCTGTCGTGGTCACGCACAGCCGGGTCCGGGCAAGCGGCCACCTGGTGGACGAGGTCGAGGAGCAGTTGCGCCGGGACGGATTCCGCGTCTCGGTTGTCGACAATATCGCCGCCCCAGAGTTCGGCAGCCCCAGCCAGCAGGTGGCTGACGACACCGAGATCGTCATCGTCCTAGGCGGCGACGGGACCATTCTGCGTGCTGCGGAGCTGGTCAAGGGCACCCAGGTGCCCATCCTGGGGGTCAATCTGGGTCACGTGGGGTTCCTGGCGGAGTTCGAGAGCTTCCAGATAGGGGAGGCCATTCGCCGGGTGGCTGATCATGACTACTCCATCGACGAGCGCATGGTGGCCCATGTGGACCTGTGGATACCCGGGGCCGATCGACCACTGAGCGACTGGGCCCTCAACGACATGACCCTGGAACGATATGATCGGGGCAAGATGATCGAGGTATCGGTCCGAGTGGACGATGTGGAGATGAGCTCCTTCGGCTGCGACGGCATGATTGTAGCCACCCCGACCGGTTCGACGGCCTATGCCTTTTCCGTGGGTGGGCCCATCGTCTGGCCGGATGCACAGTCGCTGCAGATGGTGCCCATAGCTGCCCATGCCCTCTTCGCCCGATCCCTGATCATCGGTCCAAAGTCGCAGTTCACCCTGGACATTCTGGGTGATTCCCAGTCGGCCGGCTGGATCTGCAATGACGGGCGCCGTCAACGGCCAGTGCCTAAGCGGTCCCGCATCGTGGTGAGGCAGTCCCATGACATCCTGAGGCTTGCCAGGCTGTCCGGGGTGCCCTTCACCAGACGGCTGGTTTCCAAGTTCGACCTGCCGGTGGTCGGCTGGAGGGAGCAGCATCGCCCCTCGGCAGCTGCAGACGGGCAGGACCAGGGGGAGTCGCAGGAGTCGAACAAGGAGCACTGA
- a CDS encoding GntR family transcriptional regulator — translation MKLIISSLSGQPIYRQIEDQIRSAILTGDLKAGEGLPSLRHLSQELRVSVLTVTRAYTELAQEGLVENIQGKGTFVADSGDQVMRQHLEDRVQSLLGEAVDTARRAGMEPDRIRGLLDGLIGNRGSAPASEEGKE, via the coding sequence ATGAAGCTGATCATCTCATCCCTGTCCGGGCAGCCGATTTATCGGCAGATCGAGGACCAGATACGTTCGGCCATCCTGACCGGAGACCTGAAAGCGGGGGAGGGACTGCCTTCCCTGCGACATCTCTCACAGGAGCTCAGGGTGTCCGTGCTGACCGTGACCCGCGCCTATACCGAACTCGCTCAAGAGGGTTTGGTGGAGAACATCCAAGGCAAGGGGACCTTCGTGGCCGACAGCGGCGACCAGGTCATGAGGCAGCATCTGGAGGACCGCGTGCAGTCCCTGCTGGGAGAGGCAGTCGATACGGCTCGTCGGGCCGGCATGGAGCCGGATCGGATTCGCGGCCTGCTCGACGGTCTGATTGGCAACAGGGGTTCTGCGCCCGCGTCCGAAGAAGGAAAGGAATAG
- a CDS encoding ABC transporter ATP-binding protein, with protein sequence MTTSGEDVDYALRVSDLGKSYAKADGTGFRLHQVTMDLPMGYIMGLIGPNGAGKSTLIRLLLNMTHRDSGAISILGRDPLSREEEVKADLGVVFDSIYFPEAWKVKAVEPVMAPMYPSWDSDRYQDYLRRFGLQENRKIGKLSRGMQMKLMLAVALSHDARLLILDEPTSGLDVLARDELMDILLDYIGDGRHSVLFSTHITADLERVADFVTYINRGSVFYTGPKDELMEAFQVVRGGPDDLAGAQMPHLMGLQRSATGFEALVPTERLKDFLASASPTAMEPSEDRYLVERADFDNIIRLTAGSPAATDKNKEVES encoded by the coding sequence ATGACAACCTCTGGCGAAGATGTCGACTATGCCCTGCGCGTCAGTGACCTGGGGAAAAGCTACGCCAAGGCCGACGGCACGGGTTTCCGCCTGCACCAGGTCACCATGGACCTGCCCATGGGCTACATCATGGGATTGATAGGCCCCAACGGCGCAGGCAAATCCACTCTGATCCGGCTCTTGCTCAATATGACCCATCGAGACAGCGGAGCAATCAGCATTCTGGGCCGTGATCCCTTGAGCCGGGAGGAGGAGGTCAAAGCAGACCTGGGCGTGGTCTTCGATTCCATTTATTTCCCGGAGGCATGGAAGGTCAAGGCCGTCGAGCCAGTGATGGCACCCATGTATCCCTCTTGGGACAGTGATCGCTATCAGGACTATCTGCGTCGGTTCGGCCTGCAGGAAAACCGCAAAATCGGCAAGCTTTCCCGCGGCATGCAGATGAAACTGATGCTGGCCGTCGCCCTCAGCCACGATGCAAGGCTCTTGATTCTGGATGAGCCCACCAGTGGTCTGGATGTCCTGGCCAGGGACGAGCTCATGGATATTCTGCTGGACTACATCGGCGACGGCCGTCACTCGGTGCTTTTCTCCACGCACATCACCGCGGATCTCGAACGGGTGGCTGACTTCGTCACCTATATCAATCGGGGGTCTGTCTTCTACACCGGCCCCAAGGACGAGTTGATGGAGGCTTTCCAGGTCGTAAGAGGGGGGCCGGACGATCTGGCTGGAGCGCAAATGCCGCATCTGATGGGCTTGCAGCGCTCCGCCACAGGTTTCGAGGCTCTGGTGCCCACTGAACGCTTGAAGGATTTTCTGGCATCGGCTTCCCCAACCGCCATGGAGCCTTCAGAGGACCGCTACCTGGTGGAGCGGGCCGACTTCGACAACATCATCAGACTGACCGCGGGCTCACCTGCCGCGACCGACAAGAACAAGGAGGTGGAGTCATGA
- a CDS encoding ABC-2 transporter permease — protein sequence MKAIAEQIRLDMQRFSGAGRTWVGVLIFLSAPLIGILLNLVMALTGHDGDDARTALTGAVAGMGIGLIVGLVSGLFVDFSNAAIRLNGLLPITRDHQVFGRYAAVSLLVLVQSCGYAIFYFCVADSFLQGQDHWRATVLFALGLFMSESLLFAVAAPLFYWLEMAKAVIAFLALLGLVPITALVGSWLPFDWGAVWNSIMRFLTSDLWRPVLLGLAVILAADMVSIAISRKVYARKEI from the coding sequence ATGAAGGCGATAGCCGAGCAGATCAGGCTGGACATGCAACGTTTCTCAGGAGCAGGGAGAACTTGGGTTGGTGTGTTGATTTTCCTGTCCGCGCCGCTCATCGGAATCCTGCTGAACCTGGTCATGGCCCTGACAGGCCATGATGGGGATGATGCACGGACTGCCTTGACGGGAGCAGTGGCCGGCATGGGAATCGGACTGATTGTAGGCCTGGTATCTGGTTTGTTTGTCGATTTCAGCAATGCGGCGATTCGGTTGAACGGTCTGCTGCCCATAACACGCGATCACCAGGTATTCGGACGCTATGCTGCTGTCAGTCTGCTGGTCCTGGTTCAGTCTTGCGGCTATGCAATATTCTATTTCTGCGTTGCTGATTCGTTTTTGCAGGGTCAGGACCATTGGCGTGCTACCGTCCTGTTTGCTCTGGGATTGTTCATGTCGGAGTCTTTGCTCTTTGCAGTAGCTGCGCCCCTGTTTTATTGGCTGGAAATGGCCAAAGCCGTGATAGCTTTTCTGGCGCTTCTTGGTTTGGTACCAATAACGGCCCTTGTCGGCAGTTGGCTGCCCTTTGACTGGGGGGCCGTCTGGAATTCAATCATGCGTTTTTTGACATCCGACCTGTGGCGGCCGGTGCTCCTCGGGCTGGCGGTGATTCTGGCGGCTGATATGGTTTCGATAGCCATATCTCGCAAGGTCTATGCCAGGAAGGAGATCTGA
- the thrC gene encoding threonine synthase — protein MSTYHSTRGGKEQLQSKQAIRRGLAPDGGLYVSDGLDALTIDPADVAGLDYKGTAKLVLSRLLSDYSSAQLDSCLDAAYGEQWSDPAITPLVDLGGNDFVLELFRGPTSAFKDVALQLLPRLMALAGDDGERIMVLTATSGDTGKAALAGFADAPGTGITVFYPQGKVSQIQRLQMVTQEGGNLQVCAVRGNFDDAQSAVKSIFADADLARELDEKASTVLSSANSINVGRLAPQVVYYFLAYGSLMERGVIRPGDPVEFCVPTGNFGDVLAGYYAKMMGLPVARLTVASDRNRVLNDFLTTGVYDRNRPFYTTTSPSMDILISSNLERMLYYMADGDTELIASLMADLESRGRYQVPEALLTRIRGLFSCGWADEDQVGSAIGNCWENRGYLIDPHTACGYQVMTGQTDRDPAVPRVLLSTASPYKFPRVVCQSLGLETPDSDFDCMDILAEATNTRPPKALRTLENAPVRFQDCIDPGDMSDYVRHVVMQS, from the coding sequence ATGAGCACATACCACAGCACCCGAGGCGGCAAGGAGCAGCTGCAGTCCAAGCAGGCCATCAGACGAGGCCTGGCTCCTGACGGCGGACTCTACGTCAGCGATGGACTGGACGCACTGACCATCGACCCTGCCGACGTTGCCGGCCTGGACTACAAGGGCACGGCCAAACTGGTCCTTTCGAGACTGCTGAGCGATTACTCTTCCGCTCAGCTGGACTCCTGCCTGGACGCAGCCTACGGAGAGCAGTGGTCCGATCCGGCAATCACCCCTCTGGTGGACCTGGGCGGCAACGACTTCGTACTGGAGCTCTTCCGCGGGCCCACCTCGGCCTTCAAGGATGTGGCCCTGCAGCTGCTGCCGAGACTGATGGCCCTGGCCGGGGACGATGGCGAACGAATCATGGTGCTTACGGCCACCTCCGGAGACACGGGCAAGGCGGCGCTGGCCGGTTTCGCAGACGCGCCGGGCACGGGCATCACTGTTTTCTATCCTCAGGGCAAGGTCAGTCAGATCCAACGCCTGCAGATGGTCACCCAGGAGGGCGGCAACCTGCAGGTCTGCGCGGTTCGGGGCAATTTCGACGATGCCCAGTCCGCAGTCAAGTCCATCTTCGCCGACGCTGATCTGGCTCGCGAGCTGGACGAGAAGGCCTCAACCGTTCTCTCGTCGGCCAACTCCATCAATGTGGGCCGCCTGGCCCCGCAGGTCGTCTACTACTTCCTGGCCTACGGGTCCCTTATGGAACGGGGAGTGATCAGACCTGGGGATCCGGTCGAATTCTGCGTGCCCACCGGCAACTTCGGCGATGTGCTGGCCGGATACTACGCCAAGATGATGGGCCTTCCGGTGGCCCGTCTGACCGTGGCCTCGGACCGCAACCGGGTCCTCAACGACTTCCTGACCACAGGCGTCTATGACCGCAACCGCCCCTTCTACACCACCACCTCCCCCAGCATGGACATCCTGATCTCCTCCAACCTGGAACGGATGCTCTACTACATGGCCGACGGCGACACCGAACTGATCGCCTCGCTTATGGCCGATTTGGAGTCCAGGGGACGCTACCAGGTGCCTGAGGCCCTGCTGACCAGAATCCGCGGGCTCTTCTCCTGCGGCTGGGCCGACGAGGACCAGGTGGGATCAGCCATCGGCAACTGCTGGGAGAACCGGGGATACCTGATCGATCCGCACACGGCCTGCGGTTACCAGGTCATGACCGGGCAGACCGACAGGGATCCTGCCGTGCCCCGAGTACTGCTGTCTACAGCCAGTCCTTACAAGTTCCCCCGGGTGGTCTGCCAATCCCTGGGCCTGGAGACCCCGGACAGCGACTTCGACTGCATGGACATCCTGGCCGAGGCCACCAACACCAGGCCCCCCAAGGCTCTGCGCACCCTGGAAAACGCGCCTGTGCGCTTCCAGGACTGCATCGATCCAGGAGACATGTCCGACTACGTCCGCCACGTGGTCATGCAGTCCTGA
- the glyA gene encoding serine hydroxymethyltransferase: protein MVEENPVQQSYDVLNSSISQVDPEIAALLDGELERQRGGLEMIASENFVPKAVLQAQGSVLTNKYAEGYPGRRYYGGCEWVDQVENLARDRAKALFGAEYANVQPHSGAQANAAVYQALIKPGDTVLGLALDHGGHLTHGMKINFSGRFYHAESYGVDPDTFRIEPEIIRQRALETHPALIIGGWSAYPRIEDFAAMKEIADEVGAKFWVDMAHFAGMVAAGLHPSPVPYADVVSSTAHKTLGGPRSGFILARQEYAKKLNSSVFPGNQGGPLMHVIAAKAVAFKLAGTPEFKERMERTLEGAKILAERLMAKDVADNGITVLTGGTDVHLVMVDLRNSEMDGRQGEDLLARIGITVNRNTVPFDPRPASVASGLRIGTSALATRGFGPAQYEEVADVIGTALAQGPQADLDALKARVDRLVDAFPLYPELDQTH from the coding sequence ATGGTCGAAGAGAACCCGGTACAGCAATCCTACGATGTCCTGAACTCTTCGATCTCGCAGGTGGATCCGGAGATCGCAGCACTGCTGGACGGGGAGTTGGAGCGCCAACGCGGCGGTCTGGAGATGATCGCCTCAGAGAACTTCGTGCCCAAGGCTGTCTTGCAGGCCCAGGGATCCGTGCTGACCAACAAGTATGCCGAGGGCTATCCCGGCAGACGCTACTACGGGGGTTGCGAGTGGGTGGACCAGGTCGAGAACCTGGCCCGGGACCGCGCCAAGGCCCTGTTCGGCGCCGAATATGCCAACGTGCAGCCGCATTCGGGCGCCCAGGCCAACGCCGCCGTCTATCAGGCCCTGATCAAGCCCGGCGACACCGTGCTGGGCCTGGCCCTGGACCATGGCGGCCACCTGACACACGGCATGAAGATCAACTTCTCCGGACGCTTTTACCATGCTGAGTCCTACGGGGTCGATCCGGACACCTTCCGCATCGAGCCCGAGATCATCCGCCAGCGGGCCCTGGAGACCCATCCGGCCCTGATCATCGGCGGGTGGAGCGCTTATCCGCGCATTGAGGACTTTGCAGCCATGAAGGAGATCGCCGATGAGGTGGGGGCCAAGTTCTGGGTGGATATGGCCCACTTCGCCGGCATGGTTGCGGCCGGTCTGCACCCCAGCCCGGTGCCCTATGCCGATGTGGTCTCCTCCACGGCCCACAAGACCCTGGGCGGACCCAGGTCCGGGTTCATCCTGGCCCGTCAGGAGTATGCCAAGAAGCTCAACTCCTCGGTCTTCCCCGGCAACCAGGGCGGCCCGCTCATGCATGTGATCGCCGCCAAGGCTGTGGCCTTCAAGCTGGCCGGCACGCCCGAATTCAAGGAGCGGATGGAGCGCACTCTGGAGGGCGCCAAGATCCTGGCTGAGCGCCTGATGGCCAAGGACGTGGCCGACAACGGCATCACCGTGCTCACTGGAGGGACTGATGTCCACCTGGTCATGGTGGATCTGCGCAACAGCGAGATGGACGGCCGTCAGGGGGAGGACCTGCTGGCCAGGATCGGCATCACCGTCAACCGCAATACGGTCCCCTTCGATCCGCGTCCTGCCTCTGTGGCCTCCGGTCTGCGCATAGGTACCTCCGCCCTGGCCACGCGCGGATTCGGCCCGGCCCAGTACGAGGAGGTGGCTGACGTGATCGGCACTGCGCTGGCCCAGGGTCCCCAGGCGGATCTGGATGCCCTCAAGGCCCGGGTGGACCGGCTTGTGGATGCTTTCCCGCTCTATCCTGAGCTGGATCAGACCCACTGA